The Candidatus Acidiferrales bacterium genome window below encodes:
- a CDS encoding 3-hydroxyacyl-CoA dehydrogenase/enoyl-CoA hydratase family protein, whose product MSIRIEKAAVLGAGTMGSRIAAHLANAGVPCFLLDIVPRELNAEETRKGLTLESPAARNRFALAGIEAAKKSRPAAFFVSDFARLIRAGNFEDNLDWCKEADWIIEAVTEDLEIKRDLLARVEKHRRPGTIVTTNTSGLPIHLVAEGRSEDFQAHWAGTHFFNPPRYMKLVELIAGPKTKPEVLAALEEFCDRRLGKGVVAGKDTPNFVANRIGTFSMLNAMRLMAELGMTVEEVDACTGPAIGQPKSATFRTADLVGLDVLAHVVNNIYESVPDDESREIYKLPPLIEEMMDRGWLGEKTGGGFYKRVKKGSETEILALDAKTMEYRPRQKAKFASIEAGKLVEDTRERLRAFVQPILDGQVGDKAMRFLWGSLSQTCLYAARRIPEIAERIVEVDRAMRWGFNWELGPFEIWDAIGVEPMARILKMLGKPQAPIVASLLSSGKKSFYESAQGRTSYFDLGAADYKPLEEPRGVILLKSLKEQSNVVEENSGASLIDLGDGVLCCEFHAKMNAIGGDIVAMLHAGVKRLHSDFAAMVIANQSVNFSVGANLMLLLVSAQEQEWDDIHLAVRQFQNVNMAIKYAPGPVVAAPQGMALGGGCEISLHAAKIHAAAEAYIGLVETGVGLIPAGGGSKEMLIRANEHAAGEEDLDLFHAMKPVFENIAMAKVGTSAEECRALGYLRASDAVSMNLDRLIADAKETALATVRAGYHPPAPAQIRVLGEELIAAAKLAIHQMLRGEYISEYDALVGRKLAHVLGGGALSAPQMVSEQYVLDLEREAFVSLCGERKTQDRIAHTLKTGKPLRN is encoded by the coding sequence ATGAGCATTCGCATTGAAAAAGCGGCAGTTCTCGGCGCGGGAACGATGGGATCGCGCATCGCGGCGCATCTGGCGAACGCGGGCGTGCCCTGTTTCTTGCTGGACATCGTGCCTCGCGAATTGAACGCCGAAGAAACCCGCAAGGGCCTGACGCTCGAATCGCCCGCGGCGAGGAATCGTTTTGCGCTCGCGGGAATCGAAGCGGCGAAAAAATCTCGTCCGGCGGCATTTTTTGTCTCTGATTTTGCGCGGCTGATTCGCGCCGGGAATTTCGAAGACAACCTCGATTGGTGCAAGGAAGCGGATTGGATCATCGAAGCCGTAACGGAAGATCTGGAGATCAAGCGCGATCTGCTGGCGCGCGTTGAGAAACACCGGCGGCCGGGAACGATTGTCACCACGAACACGTCCGGATTGCCGATTCATCTCGTCGCCGAAGGACGCTCAGAGGATTTTCAGGCGCACTGGGCGGGGACGCATTTCTTCAATCCTCCGCGCTACATGAAGCTTGTCGAGCTGATCGCCGGGCCCAAGACTAAGCCTGAAGTTCTCGCGGCGCTCGAAGAGTTCTGCGACCGGCGTCTGGGAAAAGGCGTGGTGGCAGGGAAAGACACGCCCAATTTCGTCGCCAATCGCATCGGAACATTTTCGATGCTGAACGCCATGCGCCTCATGGCCGAACTGGGCATGACCGTCGAAGAAGTGGACGCGTGCACCGGTCCGGCGATCGGCCAGCCGAAGTCGGCAACGTTCCGCACGGCCGATCTCGTCGGCCTCGACGTGCTGGCGCATGTGGTGAACAACATCTATGAAAGCGTCCCGGACGACGAATCGCGCGAGATTTACAAACTGCCGCCGCTGATCGAAGAAATGATGGACCGCGGCTGGCTGGGCGAAAAGACCGGCGGCGGTTTTTACAAACGCGTGAAAAAAGGCAGCGAGACGGAAATTCTGGCGCTCGATGCGAAGACGATGGAGTACCGACCGCGGCAGAAGGCGAAATTCGCATCCATCGAGGCAGGAAAATTGGTGGAAGACACGCGCGAACGGTTGCGCGCATTCGTTCAGCCGATTTTGGATGGCCAGGTCGGCGACAAGGCGATGCGCTTCTTGTGGGGCAGCCTTTCGCAGACATGCCTCTACGCCGCGCGTCGCATTCCGGAAATCGCCGAACGCATCGTGGAAGTGGATCGCGCGATGCGATGGGGATTCAACTGGGAACTCGGTCCGTTCGAAATCTGGGACGCCATCGGAGTCGAGCCCATGGCGCGAATCTTGAAGATGCTAGGCAAACCGCAGGCGCCAATTGTTGCCTCGCTTCTGTCATCGGGCAAAAAATCGTTCTACGAATCGGCGCAAGGTCGCACGAGTTATTTCGATCTCGGCGCGGCAGATTACAAACCGCTCGAAGAGCCGCGCGGCGTCATCCTGCTGAAATCGCTCAAGGAGCAATCGAATGTCGTGGAGGAAAATTCCGGCGCGAGCCTGATCGATTTGGGAGATGGCGTCCTTTGCTGCGAATTTCACGCCAAGATGAACGCCATCGGCGGAGACATCGTGGCCATGCTGCACGCGGGCGTGAAGCGCCTGCACAGCGATTTCGCCGCGATGGTGATCGCGAATCAATCCGTGAATTTTTCCGTCGGCGCGAATTTGATGCTGCTGCTCGTAAGCGCTCAAGAACAGGAATGGGACGATATTCATCTCGCTGTGCGGCAATTTCAGAATGTGAATATGGCTATCAAATACGCACCCGGGCCGGTGGTTGCCGCGCCGCAAGGAATGGCGCTCGGCGGCGGCTGCGAGATTAGTTTGCATGCCGCGAAAATCCACGCGGCGGCGGAGGCGTATATCGGATTGGTCGAAACGGGAGTGGGGCTGATTCCTGCGGGCGGCGGATCAAAGGAAATGCTGATTCGCGCGAATGAACACGCGGCGGGCGAAGAGGACTTGGATCTGTTCCACGCCATGAAGCCGGTCTTCGAAAATATCGCCATGGCGAAAGTGGGAACGAGCGCGGAAGAGTGCCGCGCGCTCGGCTATCTGCGCGCCTCGGATGCCGTCTCGATGAATCTCGACCGGCTCATTGCAGACGCGAAAGAGACCGCGCTGGCGACGGTGCGCGCTGGCTATCATCCGCCTGCACCGGCGCAGATTCGCGTTCTTGGCGAGGAACTCATCGCCGCTGCGAAGCTGGCAATTCATCAAATGCTGCGCGGCGAATACATCTCCGAATACGATGCGCTCGTGGGACGAAAGCTGGCGCACGTTCTCGGCGGGGGTGCGCTTTCCGCTCCGCAGATGGTTTCCGAACAGTATGTCCTCGATCTGGAGCGCGAAGCGTTTGTGTCCCTCTGCGGCGAACGCAAGACCCAGGACCGCATCGCCCATACCCTGAAAACCGGCAAGCCCCTGCGCAACTAA
- a CDS encoding patatin-like phospholipase family protein: MGNVIRWLGSAVKGLRSFAYARPDGDIDRPRIGVALGGGFARGIAHIGVLRVFEENDIPIDLMAGTSVGALVGAAYASGTPLEELERQGALTHFRDFGRWTISRMGMAINERLEGYLHRLTPCTTFEELKIPFAIVATNIVSGETVYFTKGELARPLRASCAFPGMFLPIEYDGSMLVDGFLTEAVPAEAVRRMGADVVIAVHLDPGQPDQRPKNTIEIISRSFSILQQQQPPRWLRFADIILKPAVKQIHWDDFQRTPDLIAAGVAAAEEALPEIRIALKRTAAMSRSAPDKSRSFSADI; the protein is encoded by the coding sequence ATGGGCAACGTAATTCGATGGCTTGGCTCCGCCGTCAAGGGTTTGCGGTCGTTCGCCTACGCGCGGCCCGACGGAGATATCGATCGTCCGAGGATCGGCGTCGCTCTTGGCGGTGGATTCGCTCGCGGCATTGCGCACATCGGCGTATTGCGCGTATTCGAGGAGAACGACATCCCCATCGATCTGATGGCGGGAACGAGCGTCGGCGCTCTGGTCGGTGCGGCTTACGCCAGCGGCACGCCCCTCGAAGAACTCGAACGCCAAGGTGCGTTGACGCATTTCCGCGATTTTGGCCGCTGGACGATTTCGCGCATGGGCATGGCCATCAACGAGCGCCTGGAAGGCTATTTGCACCGCCTGACACCGTGCACGACTTTCGAAGAGCTAAAAATTCCTTTTGCCATCGTTGCCACGAATATCGTTTCCGGCGAAACCGTATATTTCACCAAAGGCGAACTCGCCCGGCCGCTGCGCGCCTCGTGCGCTTTTCCTGGCATGTTTTTGCCCATTGAGTACGACGGCAGCATGCTCGTCGATGGCTTCCTGACAGAGGCTGTCCCCGCCGAAGCAGTCCGCCGCATGGGCGCCGACGTCGTTATCGCCGTGCATCTCGATCCCGGCCAGCCGGACCAGCGACCGAAGAACACCATCGAAATTATCAGCCGTTCCTTCTCTATCCTCCAGCAGCAACAGCCACCCCGCTGGCTGCGTTTCGCTGACATCATCCTCAAACCAGCGGTGAAGCAAATCCACTGGGATGACTTTCAGCGCACGCCGGACCTGATTGCCGCCGGTGTCGCCGCCGCGGAGGAGGCCTTGCCCGAAATTCGCATCGCGCTCAAGCGCACAGCGGCTATGAGCCGCTCTGCGCCAGACAAATCTCGCAGCTTCTCCGCCGACATCTGA
- a CDS encoding IS1 family transposase: MNRLTTEKRRQVIASLVEGNGIRATVRMTGVSKNTIAKLLVELGAACSDYLNKALVNLNCKRIQCDEIWSFCYAKEKNVPEEKRGLFGYGDVWTWVGMDADSKLIVSWLVADRDAGSAYGFMQDLAKRLANRVQLTTDGHRAYLNAVEDSFGSEIDYAMLVKLYGNDATNDTRYSPAECIGCREVAVSGKPDPKHISTSFVERQNLTMRMHMRRFTRLTNAHSKKVENHIASIAIHYMHYNFCRIHETLRVTPAMEAGVADHVWSIEEMISLLDGVHAVKPLEAA, from the coding sequence ATGAACAGACTGACAACGGAAAAGCGGCGTCAAGTGATTGCGAGCCTCGTTGAGGGAAACGGCATCCGCGCGACCGTTCGCATGACGGGCGTGTCCAAGAACACGATTGCGAAATTGCTTGTGGAGCTTGGGGCGGCGTGCTCGGATTACCTCAATAAGGCTCTGGTTAATTTGAACTGCAAGCGAATCCAGTGCGACGAAATCTGGTCGTTCTGTTATGCCAAAGAAAAGAATGTGCCAGAAGAAAAGCGCGGACTGTTCGGCTACGGTGACGTTTGGACATGGGTCGGAATGGACGCCGACAGCAAACTGATTGTCTCTTGGCTCGTTGCTGACCGCGATGCGGGAAGCGCCTATGGCTTTATGCAGGATTTGGCGAAGCGCCTTGCGAATCGCGTGCAACTGACCACCGACGGTCATCGCGCATATCTGAACGCTGTGGAAGATAGTTTTGGTAGCGAGATCGACTATGCAATGCTGGTAAAACTCTACGGAAATGATGCGACGAACGACACGCGATACAGCCCCGCAGAATGCATTGGATGCCGTGAAGTCGCTGTGAGCGGGAAGCCAGACCCCAAGCATATCTCTACCAGCTTTGTTGAGCGGCAGAACCTCACCATGCGAATGCACATGCGCCGATTCACTCGGCTTACCAACGCCCACTCCAAAAAAGTTGAGAACCATATCGCGTCCATCGCCATTCACTATATGCATTACAACTTCTGCCGGATTCACGAAACGCTGCGAGTTACCCCCGCAATGGAAGCGGGAGTCGCAGACCACGTTTGGTCTATCGAAGAGATGATAAGTTTGCTGGACGGTGTTCATGCTGTTAAACCGCTTGAGGCAGCGTAA